A segment of the Bacillus sp. es.034 genome:
AAATAAAGGGTATGATAGAGTTAAAGATGAATTAATATGGAGAAAGTGATAAATTTAAAGGAAGAATCCTATACTAATCACAACTTTATATGATCCATTACTTTTTTCTAAAGGAGATCAATTGATATGGAAAAGAAGATATTAGTCGTTGACGATGAGAAACCAATTGCAGATATATTACAGTTTAATTTAAAGAAAGAAGGATATGAGGTTCATTGTGCATATGATGGCGATGAAGCGGTGAAGATGGCGGAAGAAATCAAGCCGGATCTTGTCCTTCTTGATATCATGCTTCCGAATCGTGATGGAATGGAAGTGTGCCGTGAAATCAGGAAGAAGTATGAAATGCCAATCATCATGCTCACAGCGAAAGACTCTGAGATCGATAAAGTATTGGGATTGGAGCTTGGGGCGGATGATTATGTGACCAAACCGTTCAGTACACGTGAATTGATTGCCAGGGTGAAAGCCAACCTGCGACG
Coding sequences within it:
- the yycF gene encoding response regulator YycF; amino-acid sequence: MEKKILVVDDEKPIADILQFNLKKEGYEVHCAYDGDEAVKMAEEIKPDLVLLDIMLPNRDGMEVCREIRKKYEMPIIMLTAKDSEIDKVLGLELGADDYVTKPFSTRELIARVKANLRRHQHGAQQAVEDENNEITVGSLTIHPDAYVVSKRGETIELTHREFELLHYLAKHIGQVMTREHLLQTVWGYDYYGDVRTVDVTVRRLREKIEDNPSHPTWIVTRRGVGYYLRNPEQE